Proteins from a genomic interval of Scomber japonicus isolate fScoJap1 chromosome 10, fScoJap1.pri, whole genome shotgun sequence:
- the gbp gene encoding glycogen synthase kinase binding protein translates to MPCRKENYIFLEQSVTVDSKEVDALVTKIGEALQLHNNNNTTGGHPKKTVSVSMSCLHGLTGSSCTGGVKPAALTGSVVAPSSVQMQKQRRGCCMRLRGHRGSSRASPYHIPGSSEQEWDQFKKPWNRNRMSVEEDDDPHRLLQELILSGNLIKEAVRRLQFSAADCGDFPQATADNVPC, encoded by the coding sequence ATGCCGTGTCGGAAGGAGAACTACATTTTTCTGGAGCAGTCCGTCACCGTCGACTCCAAAGAGGTGGACGCTTTGGTGACGAAGATCGGCGAGGCTCTGCAgctccacaacaacaacaacacgacCGGCGGACACCCGAAGAAGACGGTGTCCGTGTCCATGTCCTGTTTGCACGGGCTCACCGGGAGCAGTTGCACCGGTGGAGTGAAACCGGCGGCTCTCACCGGCTCCGTCGTCGCTCCGTCGTCGGTGCAGATGCAGAAACAACGCCGGGGCTGCTGCATGAGGCTGCGGGGACACCGGGGAAGCAGCCGGGCGAGCCCTTATCACATCCCCGGATCTAGTGAGCAGGAGTGGGACCAATTTAAAAAACCGTGGAACAGAAATAGGATGAGCGTGGAGGAGGACGACGACCCGCACCGGTTGCTCCAGGAGTTAATTTTATCGGGGAATCTGATCAAAGAGGCCGTGAGGAGGCTGCAGTTCTCGGCTGCAGACTGTGGAGATTTCCCGCAGGCGACGGCGGACAATGTGCCCTGCTGA